Proteins encoded together in one Ferroglobus placidus DSM 10642 window:
- a CDS encoding flavodoxin family protein, with translation MKLLALVGSKRHGNSIFSSKYIAKKIGAELEIVNLANSKIEPCKACYACIFGEECKIDDDVYEILGKIEESDAILVSSPVYWLDATGKVKLFLDRCFMAYPYLEKFKDKKGAVVYFYGFEELRGWASTTYNVLLRCMGIEPLIVAPIHSPLPGEIFEKVEILDKVAEALESGERYVFNGQCPVCLSESFRYTSAFECAICGSKLNEKLEVVERGERLSYEWMLKHYEELKHFKEKYLQKRGELKKLVEEYVGEGN, from the coding sequence ATGAAACTTCTTGCTCTGGTCGGAAGCAAAAGGCACGGAAACAGCATTTTTTCCTCCAAGTACATCGCTAAAAAAATCGGAGCAGAGCTGGAGATAGTCAATTTGGCAAATTCGAAAATAGAGCCGTGCAAAGCCTGCTACGCTTGCATATTCGGAGAGGAGTGCAAAATAGATGATGACGTCTACGAAATTCTGGGGAAAATTGAAGAGAGTGACGCCATATTAGTTTCTTCTCCAGTTTACTGGCTCGACGCAACCGGGAAAGTGAAGCTTTTCCTCGACAGATGCTTTATGGCTTACCCATACCTTGAGAAGTTCAAAGATAAGAAAGGGGCTGTTGTTTACTTCTACGGATTCGAAGAACTCAGAGGATGGGCATCCACAACTTACAACGTATTGCTTAGATGCATGGGAATCGAACCTCTCATAGTGGCTCCGATACACTCGCCACTTCCAGGAGAAATTTTCGAGAAGGTTGAAATCCTCGACAAAGTTGCCGAAGCTTTAGAGAGCGGAGAGAGATACGTTTTTAACGGACAGTGTCCCGTTTGCTTGAGCGAAAGCTTCAGATACACATCGGCTTTCGAATGCGCAATCTGCGGCTCAAAGCTCAACGAGAAGCTTGAGGTGGTTGAGAGGGGAGAGAGGTTGAGCTACGAGTGGATGTTAAAGCATTACGAAGAGCTCAAACACTTCAAAGAGAAATATTTACAGAAGAGAGGCGAGCTGAAAAAGCTGGTGGAAGAGTATGTGGGAGAAGGCAATTAA
- a CDS encoding inositol monophosphatase family protein: MKEKEALELSRKIGEEVRKKVIKISGKREAGEVVGIGKDGTPTKRIDLIAEKKALEILREEDVRVVTEESGVVGEGEVTVALDPIDGTFNATRGIPIFSISLCFLKGEKIRDAFFGYVMNLATGDEYYSLNNKSYKNGEKIEVSKKEDVECDVVIYYPKKKYPFKRVRIYGCSSLEICYVAEGAIDAFIDIRVSEKRGEEIIGYLRSFDVAAALFIAKNAKAKISDPDGKSVEEKVVSMEERFRLVVANEKLHEKILKVL; encoded by the coding sequence ATGAAGGAAAAAGAAGCTTTGGAGCTTTCGAGAAAAATCGGAGAAGAGGTCAGAAAAAAGGTAATCAAGATCAGCGGCAAAAGAGAGGCTGGAGAGGTAGTTGGAATAGGAAAGGACGGAACGCCGACGAAGAGAATTGATCTGATAGCCGAGAAAAAAGCCCTCGAAATACTGAGGGAAGAAGACGTAAGAGTTGTTACTGAAGAGTCCGGGGTAGTTGGAGAAGGAGAAGTTACCGTTGCTCTCGACCCGATAGACGGAACGTTCAACGCAACAAGAGGTATTCCAATTTTTTCAATTTCTCTATGCTTTCTGAAAGGTGAAAAAATAAGAGACGCTTTCTTCGGCTACGTCATGAACCTCGCCACGGGAGATGAGTACTACTCCCTCAACAACAAGTCTTACAAGAACGGAGAGAAGATTGAGGTTTCGAAGAAAGAAGACGTGGAATGCGACGTCGTAATATACTATCCAAAGAAGAAGTACCCGTTTAAGAGAGTGAGAATCTACGGGTGCTCTTCGCTCGAAATCTGCTACGTTGCCGAAGGTGCTATCGATGCGTTTATAGACATAAGAGTGAGCGAGAAGAGGGGAGAAGAAATCATAGGCTACCTCAGAAGTTTTGACGTTGCCGCAGCTCTGTTCATAGCGAAGAACGCGAAGGCTAAAATAAGCGATCCAGATGGGAAAAGCGTTGAAGAAAAGGTTGTAAGCATGGAGGAAAGGTTTAGGCTCGTGGTTGCCAACGAGAAGCTCCAC
- a CDS encoding 4Fe-4S dicluster-binding protein, which yields MERMKLYIGASNPPKTTQMKTGDWGTEWAFVDEEKCIGCGRCVKFCPEPCIELVEKDGNKVAKVDHDYCKGCGICASVCPVNAIRMETKEIYKVEVC from the coding sequence ATGGAAAGAATGAAGCTTTATATAGGAGCGAGCAACCCGCCGAAAACCACTCAGATGAAAACCGGAGATTGGGGGACCGAGTGGGCTTTTGTGGACGAAGAGAAGTGTATTGGCTGCGGAAGATGCGTTAAATTCTGCCCCGAGCCGTGTATCGAGCTCGTGGAGAAAGACGGAAACAAGGTAGCGAAAGTCGATCACGACTACTGCAAGGGTTGCGGAATTTGCGCAAGCGTTTGCCCGGTTAACGCTATTAGGATGGAGACTAAAGAAATTTACAAGGTCGAGGTGTGTTAA
- a CDS encoding pyruvate ferredoxin oxidoreductase subunit gamma has product MLIEVRFHGRGGQGAVTAADILAIAGFKQGYYTLSFPMFGAEKRGTPVVSFLRISDKPIVVRDEVRNPDYVVVMDPSLLDVVDVLAGIKKGGMLIANYPKGSEELKEKLKAEDVEIYTINATKMATEILGRPITNTAMVGAFVGATNVVKLEYVEEAIREFFEDKDIAEKNVQLVRKAYEYMREVCAWKE; this is encoded by the coding sequence ATCTTAATAGAGGTAAGATTTCACGGGAGAGGGGGGCAAGGTGCCGTTACAGCGGCAGACATTTTAGCTATAGCCGGCTTCAAGCAAGGATACTACACGCTATCCTTCCCAATGTTTGGAGCGGAAAAAAGAGGAACTCCAGTCGTGTCTTTTCTCAGAATCTCCGACAAGCCAATTGTTGTTAGAGATGAGGTTCGCAACCCAGATTACGTGGTGGTCATGGATCCCTCCTTGTTGGATGTCGTTGATGTTTTGGCTGGAATAAAGAAGGGTGGTATGCTGATAGCAAATTATCCGAAGGGCAGCGAGGAATTAAAAGAAAAGCTGAAAGCTGAAGATGTGGAGATCTACACGATAAACGCGACGAAAATGGCTACGGAGATACTCGGAAGACCGATAACGAACACCGCAATGGTAGGAGCTTTCGTAGGAGCAACCAACGTCGTGAAGCTGGAGTACGTGGAAGAGGCGATTAGGGAGTTTTTCGAAGATAAGGATATTGCTGAAAAGAACGTTCAGCTCGTTAGGAAAGCTTACGAATACATGAGGGAGGTGTGCGCATGGAAAGAATGA
- a CDS encoding transketolase C-terminal domain-containing protein: MRRVVRGFYAIAEAVRLCRPNVICAYPITPQTEIVENLAEMYANGELDAEYITAESEFAAASIVLGASAAGARVFTATSSQGLLLMTEVLFNAAGMRLPIVMVVANRSVSAPLSIWNDHQDSMTVRDAGIIQMHAENNQEAHDLIPLAYKVAEDKRVLLPFILNVDGFKLTHAYEPVDLLSQEVVDSFLPPYDPVVKLSTEKPVAMGCYAPPPYYMEFRVAMEYAMERAKKVMEEAFKEWSEIIGRDYGSHVSAEHCEDAEVVAIAMGSLVGLVRDVVEEMRKEGKKVGLLKIRTFRPFPAEEVREALKNANKVIIFERSLSIGSDPPVTLEVKSALFGSSSPEIHSVVIGLGGRDIPREQIVKVISEVYEGKVKPGKRYEGVKEFEEVIP; the protein is encoded by the coding sequence ATGAGGAGGGTAGTTAGAGGTTTTTATGCGATTGCCGAAGCCGTAAGGCTTTGCAGACCAAACGTTATCTGCGCGTATCCTATAACTCCACAAACGGAAATCGTCGAAAATTTGGCCGAAATGTACGCAAACGGAGAGCTCGATGCGGAATATATAACTGCCGAATCGGAGTTCGCTGCGGCGTCAATAGTTTTAGGAGCTTCGGCAGCTGGAGCGAGAGTGTTTACAGCCACGAGCTCCCAAGGGCTTTTGTTGATGACGGAAGTTCTGTTCAACGCAGCTGGAATGAGGTTACCTATAGTGATGGTCGTTGCGAACAGATCAGTTTCAGCTCCGCTGAGCATTTGGAACGATCACCAAGACAGTATGACGGTGAGAGATGCCGGAATTATTCAGATGCATGCAGAAAACAATCAGGAAGCCCACGATTTGATTCCTCTCGCCTATAAAGTTGCGGAAGATAAAAGGGTTCTCTTGCCGTTCATACTCAACGTGGACGGATTCAAGCTAACTCACGCTTACGAGCCTGTCGATCTTTTAAGCCAAGAGGTCGTCGATAGTTTCTTACCACCCTACGATCCCGTCGTAAAGCTTTCAACGGAAAAGCCGGTAGCTATGGGTTGCTACGCTCCTCCTCCGTATTACATGGAGTTCAGAGTTGCGATGGAGTATGCGATGGAGAGGGCAAAGAAAGTTATGGAGGAAGCTTTCAAGGAGTGGAGCGAGATAATAGGAAGAGACTACGGTTCACACGTTTCAGCGGAGCATTGCGAGGATGCGGAGGTTGTTGCGATAGCGATGGGTTCTCTCGTCGGTCTCGTAAGAGACGTGGTGGAGGAGATGAGAAAAGAAGGAAAGAAGGTTGGATTGCTGAAAATCAGAACTTTCAGACCGTTCCCGGCTGAAGAAGTTAGAGAGGCTTTAAAGAACGCAAACAAGGTTATAATCTTCGAAAGGTCGCTCTCAATTGGCTCCGATCCGCCGGTTACTCTCGAAGTTAAGAGCGCTCTCTTCGGCAGCTCATCTCCCGAAATTCATTCGGTAGTGATAGGACTCGGTGGCAGGGACATACCCAGAGAGCAAATTGTTAAGGTGATAAGCGAGGTTTACGAAGGAAAGGTGAAGCCCGGAAAGAGGTATGAGGGTGTTAAGGAGTTTGAAGAGGTGATTCCATGA
- a CDS encoding thiamine pyrophosphate-dependent enzyme, with protein MSYFGPGHGACPGCGFPIAVKAVLEALEGKAFVVNPTGCLEIVSSMYNRNVWGVPYIHSLFENAAAVAAGIEAALRALNRKHEGHVVVFAGDGATADIGFGMVSGAFDRNHDILYICYDNEAYQNTGNQQSALTPPGARTTTTPVGKRQPGKIGKKKDMVSIAVAHGIPYVASASVGYPNDLKRKVKRAVEFEGAKYIHVHAPCVTGWGIDGKQTVEVARLAVETGLYPLVEFEHGKLVRVMKIKEKKPVEEYLKAQRRFRHLFKHPEGRKIIEELQRIADENIKRYNLLQQ; from the coding sequence ATGAGTTATTTCGGACCCGGGCACGGAGCCTGTCCCGGTTGCGGATTTCCCATCGCTGTAAAAGCCGTGCTCGAAGCTTTGGAAGGGAAGGCTTTCGTCGTAAATCCAACCGGATGCTTAGAGATAGTTAGCTCGATGTACAACAGAAACGTCTGGGGAGTTCCCTACATTCACTCCCTTTTCGAGAACGCTGCAGCCGTTGCTGCGGGAATTGAGGCAGCTCTCAGAGCTTTGAATAGAAAGCACGAAGGACACGTTGTCGTTTTCGCCGGAGACGGTGCTACTGCTGACATAGGTTTCGGTATGGTTTCCGGAGCATTCGACAGAAATCACGACATTCTCTACATCTGCTACGACAACGAAGCGTATCAGAACACCGGAAATCAGCAAAGCGCGTTAACTCCTCCGGGAGCGAGGACCACTACAACGCCAGTCGGAAAAAGACAGCCGGGAAAGATCGGGAAGAAAAAGGACATGGTTAGCATAGCAGTCGCCCACGGAATTCCCTACGTTGCTTCAGCTTCGGTAGGCTATCCAAACGACTTAAAGAGGAAAGTGAAGAGGGCTGTTGAATTCGAAGGAGCGAAGTACATCCACGTTCACGCACCGTGCGTTACTGGCTGGGGAATCGACGGTAAACAGACTGTTGAAGTGGCGAGGCTGGCTGTCGAAACCGGACTGTATCCTCTCGTGGAATTCGAACACGGAAAGCTCGTGAGGGTTATGAAAATCAAGGAGAAGAAGCCCGTGGAAGAGTACCTCAAAGCTCAAAGGAGGTTCAGGCACCTGTTCAAACATCCGGAAGGTAGGAAGATTATAGAAGAGCTTCAGAGAATAGCGGACGAGAACATAAAGAGGTACAACCTCCTGCAGCAATGA